Part of the Catalinimonas alkaloidigena genome is shown below.
CTACCTGCTTTTGGCTGTCCTATGCGTTGTCTTTTGTAGTGCATTACATGCCCAGGAATTGCGGGGCACTGACAAGAGCCCTATGGATATGGCCTATTTTCCCGACGACTTTGCTCATGACATACGTTTCGCGCCCGAAGAACTTGAGTTTGATTACCCAGTGATCAGAGTTACATATAGCCGTCCGGCCAAAAATGGCAGAGAAGTATTTGGAGAGTTAGTGCCCTACGGTAAAGTGTGGCGCAATGGAGCCAATGAAGCTCCTGAAATTAAGTTCTATGAAGACGTACAACTTAATGGTAAGCAGGTAAAAGCCGGTTCTTATGCTCTGCTAAGCATACCTGCTAAAGATGAGTGGACGATTATCCTTAGTAGCGATGTAGACCAGTGGGGGGCTTACAGCTATGATGAAGCGGATGATGTGCTGCGCGTTAGCGCTCCGGTATCCCAGCTTGATAGCCCAGTAGAAAATTTTACCATTCAGTTTGAAGGCAAAGGTAAAGGAGCAAAAGAAGGCGTTATGAAACTGGCCTGGGACCAGACTGTGGTGGAAGTTCCTTTTACGTTTTGAAAAGATCTGAACTTAGCCTTATCGGATATTCAAATTCCCTTTTTTGAAAGCTTCTGCCAATGCAATTGGTACTTCAGCCTGGGCAGCAATTACGTTAGCCCGGGCTTTTTGAGACTTCGCCCGCATCTCCTGCTCTGAAGCCACGGCCATAGCTCGTTTCTCTTCGGCTTTCGCTTTAGCGACTCTCAGGTCAGCAGAAGCCTGGTCTATCATCAGTTTGGCACCAATATTTTCTCCTACATCAATATCCGCGATATCTACCGAGAGAATGCTAAAAGCCGTACCCGCGTCCAGGCCTCTCTCCAGAATATTTTTAGAGATATTATCAGGGTTTTCCAGAATGATGGCATGTGAACGGGCTGAGCCAATAGTATTGATGATTCCTTCACCCACCCGTGCCAGAATAGTATCTTCACCAGCGCCACCTACCAGTTGCTGTATATTGGCCCGTACTGTTACCCGTGCCCGAACGATCAACTGAATACCATCTCCGGCTACTCCGGCAATGGAGGGAGTATCTATAATTTTTGGCGTCACTGAAGTCTGTACAGCTTGTAGTACATTTCTGCCGGCCAGGTCAATAGCAGTAGCCTGCTTAAAAGTGAGAGGAATATTGGCTTTGTCTGCCACGATTAATGCTTTTACTACGGTAGGCACATTTCCCCCTGCCAGATAATGCGTTTCCAACTCATCGGAACTCACATCGCTAAGCCCCGCTTTGTTGGCCAGGATCATAGCATTGGCAATGGTACTGGGAGGGACCCTGCGCACCCGCATGAAGGTCAGGTTTAGCAGCCTTACTCTTACCCCTGAAAACACAGCAGGAATCCATATGTTGATAGGCAGTATATAAAATAACACGATGATCCCTAAGACCACTGCGCCAATGATGATCAAAACATTAAAAAGTCCATCCATGGGGATAAATTTAGCTATGCCTGCCTTGGCATTTGTAGCCTAAAGCTAGAGTTTATGTGTGAGATAACCAGAAAATCCTTACTTATTTTAATAAAGAAAGTGCTTCTTCTGTACTCTTCTATCAATTGAAAATAAAGCTGGGTACTGTACTATACCCAAGCGAAGTTATTGCACTATGACTTAAAGCACTTAATTGACTCACGCATTCACTTACCAAAAAGCAGAAAACCACAGTAAAGAAGTATATCTCACAAGTTAACTTTTAATGCAATAAGTATTTATAGGTAAAATATTTT
Proteins encoded:
- a CDS encoding DUF2911 domain-containing protein, coding for MKNYLLLAVLCVVFCSALHAQELRGTDKSPMDMAYFPDDFAHDIRFAPEELEFDYPVIRVTYSRPAKNGREVFGELVPYGKVWRNGANEAPEIKFYEDVQLNGKQVKAGSYALLSIPAKDEWTIILSSDVDQWGAYSYDEADDVLRVSAPVSQLDSPVENFTIQFEGKGKGAKEGVMKLAWDQTVVEVPFTF
- the floA gene encoding flotillin-like protein FloA (flotillin-like protein involved in membrane lipid rafts), with the protein product MDGLFNVLIIIGAVVLGIIVLFYILPINIWIPAVFSGVRVRLLNLTFMRVRRVPPSTIANAMILANKAGLSDVSSDELETHYLAGGNVPTVVKALIVADKANIPLTFKQATAIDLAGRNVLQAVQTSVTPKIIDTPSIAGVAGDGIQLIVRARVTVRANIQQLVGGAGEDTILARVGEGIINTIGSARSHAIILENPDNISKNILERGLDAGTAFSILSVDIADIDVGENIGAKLMIDQASADLRVAKAKAEEKRAMAVASEQEMRAKSQKARANVIAAQAEVPIALAEAFKKGNLNIR